The following proteins come from a genomic window of Myroides odoratus DSM 2801:
- a CDS encoding tRNA1(Val) (adenine(37)-N6)-methyltransferase: MFQFKQFTIEQDKCAMKVGTDGVLLGAWTPVDHYPTKILDIGTGTGLIALMLAQRTDAEQIDAVEIDADAHEQAIENFENSPWGDRLFCYHAGLEDFANGMDEEYDLIVSNPPFYSEDYRTQDEKRDQARFQDSLPFDLLMEAVEYFLSEKGVFSIIVPAKEEERIMYLAAEFDIYPLQVTRVKGTPTSEIKRSLLAFSRTRIEKIPLNELVIEEKRHCYTPEFTTLVQNFYLKL; the protein is encoded by the coding sequence ATGTTTCAATTCAAACAATTCACGATAGAACAAGATAAATGTGCCATGAAAGTAGGTACAGATGGTGTACTTTTAGGTGCTTGGACTCCCGTTGACCATTATCCTACCAAGATCTTGGACATTGGTACAGGTACAGGATTAATCGCCTTAATGCTTGCACAACGCACCGATGCAGAACAAATTGATGCGGTTGAAATTGATGCGGATGCCCATGAACAAGCCATTGAAAATTTTGAAAATAGCCCTTGGGGTGATCGTTTATTCTGTTACCATGCGGGTTTAGAAGATTTTGCCAATGGCATGGATGAGGAATATGATTTAATTGTTTCCAATCCTCCTTTTTATAGTGAAGATTACCGTACCCAAGACGAGAAAAGAGACCAAGCGCGTTTTCAAGACTCGCTTCCCTTTGATTTACTCATGGAGGCTGTCGAATACTTTTTATCCGAAAAGGGAGTATTTAGTATCATCGTTCCTGCTAAAGAAGAAGAACGCATCATGTACCTCGCTGCTGAGTTTGACATCTACCCGCTACAGGTTACACGTGTAAAAGGAACGCCTACAAGTGAGATTAAACGCAGTTTACTTGCCTTTTCCAGAACACGCATAGAGAAAATTCCACTAAATGAACTGGTAATTGAAGAAAAAAGACACTGTTACACCCCTGAGTTCACTACCCTTGTTCAGAATTTTTATCTAAAATTATAG
- a CDS encoding TlpA family protein disulfide reductase produces the protein MIKKLVLGSAILLVTNAFAQDELHFKGNIKGIPNDAQVWLSVGKEQKEMEVKDGKFDVRLPLEGPESVFLYLKQDNEFKHAVFYLGNEEVWIEGSVEDFPSNLQAQNSKHDALRYQEYLLTKDLQAQMDELEDEAYELIEGGADKDSLYEVYMGIPSGKVTKVRQQLKVKEFDFIREHINTDYGRFLLKFNTTDFTTAQFKTLVEEVDPVYKSTKEIQFIQALVDYPTLQQGDQFYDFKALDNNQQQVNFKSFFDGRYVLLDFSTWFCGYCHRAAPLTAEMAEQLEDKLNYVTYYVDNDEDSLALYFGLKENKGTLLWNKEGEFNSTLAKYRQTGTPHYVLFDPKGKVVEVFEGIKDDFPEQIKKYIQG, from the coding sequence ATGATTAAAAAACTAGTATTGGGTTCCGCTATACTCTTAGTAACAAATGCCTTTGCACAGGATGAACTTCATTTTAAAGGAAATATAAAAGGAATACCGAATGATGCACAAGTTTGGCTTAGTGTAGGAAAAGAACAAAAGGAGATGGAAGTCAAAGACGGCAAGTTTGATGTACGTCTACCTCTTGAAGGACCCGAAAGTGTGTTTCTTTATTTGAAACAGGACAATGAGTTTAAACATGCGGTATTTTACTTAGGGAATGAAGAGGTTTGGATAGAAGGATCAGTGGAGGATTTTCCATCGAATCTTCAAGCACAAAACTCTAAACACGATGCGTTGCGCTACCAAGAATATTTGTTAACGAAGGATTTACAAGCGCAAATGGACGAATTGGAGGATGAAGCATATGAATTAATAGAAGGAGGGGCAGATAAAGATAGTTTATATGAAGTGTATATGGGGATTCCTTCCGGTAAGGTTACTAAAGTGAGGCAACAGCTGAAAGTAAAAGAATTTGATTTTATTCGAGAGCATATCAATACAGATTATGGGCGATTTTTGCTAAAGTTCAATACCACCGATTTTACAACAGCTCAATTCAAAACCTTAGTTGAGGAAGTAGATCCTGTATATAAGAGTACAAAGGAAATACAATTTATTCAAGCGTTAGTGGATTACCCTACTTTGCAGCAGGGAGATCAATTTTATGATTTTAAAGCATTAGACAACAACCAACAACAAGTGAATTTTAAGTCTTTCTTTGATGGAAGATATGTTTTATTAGATTTTTCAACTTGGTTTTGTGGATATTGTCATCGTGCAGCACCGCTTACTGCTGAAATGGCAGAGCAATTGGAAGATAAACTCAACTACGTAACGTATTATGTGGATAATGATGAAGACAGTTTAGCCTTATATTTTGGATTAAAAGAGAATAAGGGAACTTTACTTTGGAATAAAGAGGGGGAATTTAATTCAACCCTTGCGAAATATAGACAAACTGGAACACCACATTATGTTTTGTTTGACCCTAAAGGCAAGGTAGTTGAAGTATTTGAGGGAATTAAAGATGATTTTCCAGAACAAATAAAAAAATACATACAAGGTTAA
- a CDS encoding O-acetylhomoserine aminocarboxypropyltransferase/cysteine synthase family protein produces the protein MSNFHFSTQALHAGHQVNQTAGSRAVPIYQTSSYVFDNADHAAGAFNLSIPAFIYTRLNNPTNDILEQRLAALEGGIGAVVTASGASAISTTLLTLLKAGDHLVASNSLYGGTYNLLNVTLPRLGIHTTFVDPTDLANFSQNIQQNTKAIFVESLGNPKLDVIDLKGVAQIAQAHHIPFIVDNTVPSPALLRPIEHGADIVIHSLTKYISGNGTALGGAIIDAGTFDWSNGKFPEFTEPAAGYHGLVYHEALGKAAFIGKIRLEGLRDLGAALSPFNAFQIIQGLETLAIRLKKHSENALALAEWLNKQDAVAWVNYPGLSSSPYHKLAQIYLPEGQSGVITFGLKKGFEAAKTVANDTQLFSLVANIGDTKSLIIHPASTTHQQLTVQEQKATGVTPDLVRLSVGIESVEDLQQDLARVFKNLV, from the coding sequence ATGAGCAATTTTCATTTTTCAACCCAAGCTTTACACGCTGGACATCAAGTAAATCAAACCGCAGGATCGAGAGCCGTTCCTATTTATCAAACTTCTTCGTATGTATTTGACAATGCAGATCATGCAGCAGGAGCTTTTAATCTATCCATTCCTGCGTTTATCTATACCCGATTAAACAATCCAACCAATGATATCTTAGAGCAGCGCTTAGCTGCACTTGAGGGTGGAATCGGCGCAGTTGTAACCGCTTCAGGTGCTTCGGCAATTAGCACAACCCTATTAACCTTATTAAAAGCAGGAGATCACCTTGTTGCATCAAATAGCTTATATGGAGGGACGTATAATTTACTCAATGTTACATTACCTCGATTGGGCATTCACACGACGTTTGTCGATCCAACTGACTTGGCGAATTTCAGTCAGAATATCCAACAAAATACCAAAGCTATTTTTGTTGAGAGTCTCGGTAATCCCAAGTTAGATGTAATTGATCTAAAAGGTGTTGCTCAAATTGCGCAAGCCCATCATATTCCTTTTATTGTGGACAATACTGTCCCTTCTCCTGCTTTACTCAGACCCATTGAACACGGAGCAGATATTGTAATTCACTCCCTAACTAAATATATTTCAGGCAATGGTACGGCCTTAGGTGGTGCTATCATTGATGCCGGTACTTTCGATTGGAGCAATGGGAAATTTCCGGAATTCACTGAGCCTGCAGCCGGTTACCATGGATTAGTTTACCATGAAGCGCTTGGAAAAGCGGCCTTTATTGGCAAGATACGCTTAGAGGGTTTACGCGATTTAGGAGCAGCTTTGAGTCCTTTTAATGCTTTTCAAATTATCCAAGGCTTAGAAACCTTAGCTATACGCTTAAAAAAACACAGCGAAAATGCATTAGCCCTAGCGGAATGGCTAAATAAACAAGATGCAGTAGCTTGGGTAAATTACCCTGGGTTATCCTCAAGTCCGTATCACAAACTCGCTCAAATTTATTTACCTGAAGGACAAAGTGGGGTTATTACATTTGGATTGAAAAAAGGATTTGAAGCCGCTAAAACGGTAGCCAATGACACGCAGCTTTTTTCTTTAGTGGCAAATATAGGAGATACAAAATCACTTATCATTCACCCTGCTTCTACAACACATCAACAACTAACTGTACAGGAGCAAAAGGCAACGGGAGTAACGCCTGATTTAGTTCGCCTTTCTGTCGGCATTGAATCTGTAGAAGATTTACAGCAAGACTTGGCTCGTGTTTTCAAAAACTTAGTATAA
- the thrA gene encoding bifunctional aspartate kinase/homoserine dehydrogenase I — translation MKILKFGGKSLASGQAFDQVIQIIKDKTEQDTIAVVVSAIGDTTDVLEAILDLAKNQADYHTPFLAFQGKSYHQTIDLKEEFTLLQKLYEGVSLLEDYSLKIKDLILAQGEVISSKVLTHHLLQHGIQAVAVDSRHFFVTDSTFGQAQVQEDLSKAKTSIYFKGLPTQTLAVVTGFIGATEKGETTTLGRNGSNYSAALLANFLQADELQNYTHVDGIYTANPDWVKNAQKIDELHFDDANELAHFGASILHAKTILPLVESNIPLRILNTLNPKNTGTLISSRPTAAGIKSISVQSDIALIQLEGRGLLGIVGIDARIFTALAQAGISVGIISQGSSERGLGFTVEQKKASRAVEVLQKEFQAEFQSKDVDTIHLLPDVAILSIIGQDLTTFDKPYTALVKNKITPLLFHNTVTGKNISLVVRQEDAKKALHVIHGQIFGISKKINLAIFGHGLVGGTLIDQVLASATAITAKKNIALHIFAIGNSKKVWFTETGITANWRQELAQEGVPYTIEEVISFAKDHHLENLIAIDNTASQAFIEHYIPLVQHGFDLISSNKIANTVSYDFYKTLRKELKANHKEYLYETNVGAGLPLIDTIKLLHLSGENITKIKGIFSGSLSYIFNQYSVQDQPFSTVLQEAIAKGYTEPDPREDLSGNDVGRKLLILARELDLQNELEEIQIENLIPLELQSIDTPTFLAQLEQLNPYFEKIKQALQPDTVLRYVGELSGDLQQDKGILETKLIAVPLHSALGQLQGSDSLFEIYTESYGENPIIIQGAGAGASVTARGVFGDILRLADK, via the coding sequence ATGAAAATTCTAAAGTTTGGAGGAAAATCACTTGCATCAGGACAAGCTTTCGACCAAGTCATTCAAATTATAAAAGATAAAACGGAACAAGACACCATTGCTGTCGTCGTTTCTGCGATTGGCGATACCACAGATGTTTTAGAAGCCATCTTAGATTTAGCTAAAAATCAAGCTGATTACCACACCCCTTTCCTTGCTTTTCAAGGAAAGTCCTATCATCAAACTATTGATTTAAAAGAGGAGTTTACGCTGTTGCAAAAATTATATGAAGGTGTTTCTTTACTTGAAGATTACAGTCTAAAAATCAAAGATTTAATCTTAGCTCAAGGGGAAGTCATTTCAAGTAAAGTACTAACCCATCACTTACTTCAACATGGCATTCAGGCTGTGGCTGTTGATAGTCGTCATTTCTTTGTGACAGACTCAACTTTTGGTCAGGCTCAAGTGCAAGAAGACTTATCGAAAGCAAAGACTTCCATCTACTTCAAAGGGCTCCCTACTCAAACACTTGCTGTAGTGACTGGTTTTATTGGAGCCACAGAAAAGGGAGAAACGACAACCTTGGGCCGCAATGGCAGCAATTATTCTGCTGCCCTTCTCGCTAATTTTCTTCAAGCAGACGAATTGCAAAACTATACCCATGTTGATGGTATCTATACTGCAAATCCGGATTGGGTTAAAAATGCACAAAAGATTGATGAGTTACATTTTGATGATGCCAATGAATTAGCACACTTTGGTGCTTCCATCCTCCATGCCAAAACGATTCTTCCGTTGGTAGAAAGCAATATTCCACTGCGTATTTTAAATACCTTAAACCCAAAAAATACAGGAACCCTTATTTCTTCACGCCCCACTGCGGCAGGAATCAAATCGATTTCCGTTCAATCTGATATTGCGTTGATTCAGCTGGAAGGACGTGGTTTATTGGGAATTGTTGGTATTGATGCGCGTATTTTTACTGCCTTGGCTCAAGCGGGTATCAGTGTGGGTATAATTTCGCAAGGATCTTCAGAACGCGGACTGGGTTTTACGGTAGAACAGAAAAAAGCCAGCCGTGCTGTCGAGGTACTACAGAAAGAATTTCAAGCGGAATTTCAATCCAAAGATGTTGACACCATTCACCTCTTACCTGACGTTGCTATTCTGTCTATCATTGGACAGGATCTCACGACGTTTGACAAGCCCTATACAGCCTTGGTCAAAAATAAAATTACGCCCCTACTCTTTCACAATACGGTGACTGGTAAAAATATTAGTTTAGTTGTTCGTCAAGAAGATGCAAAGAAAGCTTTGCATGTTATTCACGGTCAGATTTTTGGTATAAGCAAGAAAATCAATTTGGCTATTTTCGGTCACGGACTTGTGGGAGGTACATTGATTGATCAAGTCTTGGCTTCTGCCACAGCTATTACTGCTAAGAAAAATATAGCCCTCCATATTTTTGCGATTGGAAACTCCAAAAAGGTATGGTTCACTGAAACGGGAATCACGGCCAATTGGCGTCAAGAATTAGCACAAGAAGGGGTTCCTTATACAATCGAAGAAGTGATTTCCTTTGCCAAAGACCATCATTTAGAAAACCTCATCGCTATAGACAATACAGCTTCTCAGGCATTTATTGAACACTATATTCCCTTGGTTCAACATGGTTTTGATTTAATATCATCCAACAAAATCGCCAATACCGTTTCCTATGACTTTTACAAGACCTTGCGAAAGGAATTAAAAGCCAATCACAAAGAGTATTTATACGAAACCAATGTTGGAGCGGGATTGCCGTTAATTGACACCATTAAACTCTTGCATCTATCTGGGGAAAATATCACCAAAATCAAAGGGATATTTTCAGGTAGTCTAAGCTATATCTTCAATCAATATTCCGTTCAGGACCAACCTTTCAGTACGGTTTTACAAGAGGCGATTGCCAAAGGCTACACAGAACCCGATCCACGAGAAGACTTATCAGGCAATGATGTTGGACGCAAATTATTAATCTTAGCACGAGAACTAGATTTACAAAATGAATTAGAAGAAATTCAAATTGAGAATCTCATTCCATTGGAATTACAATCTATTGATACGCCAACTTTTCTTGCTCAATTGGAACAATTAAATCCTTATTTTGAAAAAATAAAACAGGCATTACAACCTGATACGGTATTGCGCTATGTGGGGGAATTATCTGGTGATTTACAACAAGACAAAGGTATTTTAGAAACCAAACTAATCGCAGTTCCCCTTCATTCTGCTTTGGGGCAATTACAAGGATCGGACAGTTTATTTGAAATCTATACCGAAAGTTATGGTGAAAACCCCATCATTATTCAAGGTGCAGGTGCAGGTGCATCTGTCACAGCAAGAGGGGTATTTGGAGATATTCTTCGCTTAGCAGATAAGTAA
- a CDS encoding 30S ribosomal protein S16, with amino-acid sequence MSVKIRLQRHGKKGKPFYWVVAADSRAKRDGKYLEKIGTYNPNTNPATVEINVDSAVKWLFNGAQPTDTARTLLSYKGALLKHHLQGGVNKGALTQEQADAKFTAWLEEKANKINAKKDGLTSSKANEKAQKLAAEKEANAKRAAAQVAKVAAESAPAETEEVAEENNEETQA; translated from the coding sequence ATGTCTGTAAAAATTAGATTACAAAGACACGGTAAAAAAGGAAAACCTTTTTACTGGGTAGTAGCTGCTGATTCACGCGCTAAAAGAGATGGTAAATACTTAGAGAAAATCGGTACTTACAATCCTAACACTAACCCTGCAACTGTTGAAATCAATGTTGATTCAGCTGTTAAATGGTTATTCAACGGTGCACAACCAACGGATACTGCTAGAACATTACTTTCTTACAAAGGTGCTTTATTGAAACACCACTTACAAGGTGGAGTGAACAAAGGTGCTTTAACTCAAGAGCAAGCAGATGCTAAATTCACTGCTTGGTTAGAAGAGAAAGCAAACAAAATCAACGCTAAAAAAGATGGTTTAACATCTTCTAAAGCGAATGAGAAAGCTCAAAAGCTTGCTGCTGAAAAAGAAGCAAACGCTAAACGTGCTGCTGCTCAAGTTGCTAAAGTTGCTGCTGAATCTGCACCTGCAGAAACAGAAGAAGTAGCTGAAGAAAACAACGAAGAAACTCAAGCATAA
- a CDS encoding P-loop NTPase family protein, with the protein MNKLETLGTRICIIGNSAAGKSTLAQHLANHLNLTVCHLDQIAHIPNTNWEPRDRELLRMDHQVFLAQHQRWVMEGNYSFLMPERFQQATTIIWLDFSRWGSAYRFIKRSIQNNENRAGNLEGARQQFNFKMLKHILFTVPKNKVKYQQLIEASGVPCIRIQSFKALLEFYKKMELYTN; encoded by the coding sequence ATGAACAAACTAGAAACTTTAGGAACACGTATCTGCATTATAGGCAATAGTGCTGCTGGAAAATCGACTTTAGCGCAACACCTAGCGAATCACCTCAACTTGACCGTTTGTCATTTGGATCAAATTGCCCATATTCCTAACACCAACTGGGAACCGCGAGATCGCGAGCTCCTGCGTATGGATCATCAGGTATTTTTAGCTCAACATCAGCGATGGGTCATGGAAGGAAATTACAGCTTTTTAATGCCTGAACGCTTTCAGCAAGCAACAACTATCATTTGGTTGGATTTCTCGCGTTGGGGATCAGCGTATCGCTTTATCAAACGAAGCATTCAAAACAACGAGAACCGAGCTGGTAACCTTGAAGGAGCGCGCCAACAATTCAACTTTAAAATGCTCAAACACATTTTATTTACCGTTCCCAAGAACAAAGTCAAATACCAACAATTAATCGAAGCAAGTGGTGTTCCTTGTATTCGAATTCAATCGTTTAAAGCTTTGCTGGAGTTTTATAAAAAAATGGAGCTATATACGAATTAA
- a CDS encoding DUF1003 domain-containing protein: MKISAISKITINLGEDIRAKDIRKGIFELIQRDYPAITKEDFITLSELNRYRRLYLTELMMQEKGELALLDRDVMNAIQNNAILSENIQDDIETKLTMGQKIADKVAAFGGSWTFIITFFSFLIIWMAINIWVFTAKPFDPYPFILLNLILSCLAAIQAPIIMMSQNRQEQKDRQRGEHDYKINLKAELEIKLLSEKIDHLLVHQNKKLLEIQEVQVDYLEDLMKEIKKREGL; the protein is encoded by the coding sequence ATGAAGATCAGTGCTATAAGTAAAATAACCATCAATCTAGGCGAAGACATTCGAGCCAAAGATATTAGGAAAGGGATTTTTGAGCTCATTCAGCGAGATTACCCTGCTATTACCAAGGAGGATTTTATCACGTTAAGTGAACTCAACCGATACAGACGTTTGTATCTAACCGAATTAATGATGCAGGAAAAAGGCGAATTGGCTCTGTTGGATCGGGATGTCATGAATGCGATACAGAACAATGCAATCTTATCTGAGAATATCCAGGATGATATCGAAACGAAGTTAACAATGGGTCAAAAGATTGCAGATAAAGTAGCTGCTTTTGGGGGGAGTTGGACCTTCATCATTACGTTCTTTTCCTTCCTCATTATTTGGATGGCTATTAATATTTGGGTGTTTACCGCCAAGCCGTTTGATCCTTATCCTTTTATTTTACTCAACCTAATTCTGTCTTGCTTAGCTGCTATTCAAGCGCCTATTATCATGATGAGCCAGAATAGACAGGAACAAAAAGACCGCCAACGAGGGGAACATGATTATAAAATCAACCTCAAAGCGGAATTGGAAATCAAATTACTCAGTGAAAAAATAGATCATTTATTAGTTCACCAAAATAAAAAACTACTAGAAATTCAAGAAGTTCAAGTAGATTATTTGGAGGATTTAATGAAGGAAATTAAAAAGAGAGAGGGGTTGTGA
- a CDS encoding DUF4349 domain-containing protein — translation MKKIVFHTVIGVIFLLTFASCNKKYDSVAAETADYLSLADTDSSPAKNLEAGQTVERKIIKEGSIRFETANAAATRKQITAALATYKGYLAQDQSETYASQSVYTLTLRIPAENFEKLLTEITTAAQKVDNQDIKALDVTEEFIDVESRIQTKKELENRYKALLSKANKVEEILAIEKEIEALRSDIESYEGRLNYLKSSIAYSTLTAVFYEKQTTTTTFGSEFSTAIGEGWDNLVSFTLGLFYIWPFILILLAILFFVRRKIKRRKLQNK, via the coding sequence ATGAAAAAAATAGTATTCCACACCGTTATAGGAGTAATCTTCCTACTAACATTCGCTTCTTGTAATAAGAAATACGACAGTGTAGCGGCTGAAACGGCAGATTATCTCAGTCTTGCTGATACCGATTCATCTCCTGCTAAAAATTTAGAAGCTGGGCAAACGGTTGAGCGCAAAATCATCAAAGAAGGAAGTATTCGCTTTGAAACAGCTAATGCTGCAGCAACGCGCAAACAAATTACAGCAGCCTTGGCCACTTACAAAGGATATCTTGCACAAGACCAATCCGAAACGTATGCTAGTCAATCCGTTTATACCCTCACGTTGCGCATTCCTGCTGAAAACTTTGAGAAACTACTAACAGAGATTACCACTGCAGCACAAAAAGTAGACAACCAAGATATCAAAGCCTTAGATGTTACGGAAGAATTTATTGATGTAGAATCGCGTATTCAAACAAAAAAAGAGCTAGAAAATCGCTACAAAGCTTTATTGAGTAAAGCCAATAAAGTAGAAGAAATCTTAGCAATTGAAAAAGAAATTGAAGCACTGCGTTCAGATATTGAATCCTATGAAGGACGATTGAACTACTTAAAAAGCAGTATTGCCTATAGCACCTTAACGGCTGTATTTTATGAGAAACAGACCACAACCACAACATTTGGTTCAGAATTTTCTACCGCTATTGGAGAAGGATGGGACAACCTTGTTTCCTTTACCTTGGGTCTTTTCTATATCTGGCCGTTTATTCTAATCCTACTAGCCATTCTCTTCTTTGTGAGACGAAAAATAAAACGCAGAAAACTTCAAAATAAGTAA
- a CDS encoding alpha/beta fold hydrolase, protein MHHLHTIQLTAYRLPDQTAQTLYLNYEVFGQPLHQAPVILVNHALTGNSTVTGEQGWWNQVIGYDQVIDLNRYTVLAFNIPGNGYGNKPEQLLPNYTAFTTAVIADVFWKGLDFLQVPQLYAVIGGSLGGSIAWEMALQRPEAIHHLIPIATNIQASDWLIGQVVVQEAILNHSKHPLEDARKHAMLLYRTPESINQKFTREQQSMDQIHPVEQWLTYHGHALQKRFQLAAYQLMNHLLQTIGKALTEEQVKQFALTTTTQITMITVDSDGMFTQKEQRETYCKLYAYGADIQYKEIQSIHGHDAFLIEYQQLQTLLQPLF, encoded by the coding sequence ATGCATCACTTACACACCATCCAACTTACAGCTTATCGCTTACCCGATCAAACTGCGCAAACCTTGTATTTGAACTATGAGGTTTTTGGTCAACCCTTGCATCAAGCTCCCGTTATCTTGGTTAATCACGCTTTAACGGGAAATAGTACTGTCACGGGAGAGCAAGGATGGTGGAATCAAGTGATTGGTTATGATCAAGTGATTGATTTAAATCGATATACTGTTTTGGCCTTTAATATTCCAGGCAATGGTTATGGAAATAAACCGGAGCAATTACTCCCCAACTATACTGCATTTACCACGGCTGTGATTGCGGATGTATTTTGGAAGGGATTGGATTTCCTTCAAGTTCCCCAACTCTATGCAGTCATCGGTGGGAGTTTAGGTGGCAGTATAGCTTGGGAAATGGCTTTACAACGACCAGAAGCGATTCACCACTTGATTCCCATTGCGACCAATATACAAGCCTCAGATTGGTTGATTGGTCAGGTTGTTGTACAAGAAGCCATTCTCAATCACTCCAAACATCCGTTAGAAGACGCGCGCAAACACGCCATGCTGCTCTATCGAACGCCTGAATCGATCAATCAGAAATTTACTCGAGAGCAGCAAAGCATGGATCAAATTCACCCCGTTGAACAATGGCTGACCTATCACGGTCATGCCTTACAAAAGCGCTTTCAATTGGCAGCTTATCAACTGATGAATCACTTGCTCCAAACCATCGGTAAAGCGTTAACAGAAGAACAAGTCAAGCAATTCGCCCTAACTACCACCACCCAGATTACCATGATAACGGTGGACAGTGATGGGATGTTTACACAAAAAGAACAACGAGAAACCTATTGTAAATTATACGCTTATGGCGCTGATATCCAATACAAAGAGATACAGTCCATACACGGTCACGATGCTTTTCTCATAGAATACCAACAGTTACAAACCTTATTACAACCTCTTTTTTAA
- the rimM gene encoding ribosome maturation factor RimM (Essential for efficient processing of 16S rRNA): MRKQDCFYLGKVAKKFSFKGEVLVYLDTDEPELYENLESVFVDFNGQLVPFFIEAAFLHKNDFLRVKFEDCQSEEDADRIIGSELYLPLNLLPPLEGNKFYYHEVEGFEVIDTTLGSVGTLIRINDSNYQVLFEIDHNGTQILVPMIDQFIEQVDRENKKLILHIPAGLVDLYLDN, encoded by the coding sequence ATGCGTAAACAAGATTGTTTCTATTTAGGCAAAGTCGCAAAAAAATTTAGCTTCAAAGGGGAAGTTTTGGTCTATTTAGATACAGATGAACCTGAGTTATACGAAAATTTGGAATCAGTGTTCGTTGACTTTAACGGACAACTGGTTCCTTTTTTTATTGAAGCCGCTTTTTTGCACAAAAATGATTTCTTAAGAGTCAAATTTGAAGACTGCCAATCCGAAGAGGATGCAGACCGTATTATTGGTTCGGAATTATATTTGCCCTTAAATTTATTACCTCCATTGGAAGGAAATAAATTCTATTATCACGAAGTGGAAGGTTTTGAAGTAATTGATACGACCCTAGGTTCTGTCGGAACTTTAATCCGTATTAATGACAGCAACTACCAAGTCCTATTCGAAATTGATCACAACGGAACTCAAATCTTAGTTCCAATGATTGACCAATTCATCGAACAAGTTGATCGCGAAAACAAAAAATTAATCCTTCATATTCCTGCTGGTTTAGTAGATTTATATTTAGATAATTAA
- a CDS encoding DUF6252 family protein — MRKIIGMFALVLGFMACESDVKFSDPGMYASMTLDAITDSTRINGNPYSHYTEYKPQTFKAFVVNDKTLNIEAKTDSTTLRIYLPDYEFGAKYEFNATDNIKADYIVYDDYKNTASMYSTDALSVITNKPVNRPGYIILDPADKQVPGTISGTFVINMNASILPDNELDDKNKVIKRYVDRKTFDGGVFFRIPLGKGE, encoded by the coding sequence ATGAGAAAGATAATAGGAATGTTCGCGTTAGTTTTGGGGTTCATGGCATGTGAAAGTGATGTTAAATTTTCAGATCCAGGAATGTATGCATCAATGACTCTTGATGCAATCACAGATTCAACGAGAATAAATGGTAATCCCTATAGTCATTATACGGAATACAAACCACAAACGTTTAAAGCATTTGTAGTGAATGATAAAACGTTGAACATAGAAGCTAAAACAGATTCAACTACTTTGAGAATCTATTTACCAGATTATGAATTTGGGGCAAAATATGAATTTAACGCAACAGATAATATCAAAGCCGATTATATCGTGTATGATGATTATAAAAATACAGCTTCAATGTATTCTACGGATGCATTGAGCGTTATTACAAATAAACCAGTGAATCGCCCAGGGTATATTATCTTAGATCCTGCTGATAAACAAGTGCCAGGAACTATTTCTGGAACATTTGTAATTAACATGAATGCGAGTATCTTACCAGATAACGAGTTGGATGATAAAAACAAAGTGATCAAGCGTTATGTGGATAGAAAAACATTCGACGGTGGAGTATTCTTTAGAATTCCACTAGGAAAAGGAGAATAA